From a single Natronorubrum tibetense GA33 genomic region:
- a CDS encoding 2-amino-3,7-dideoxy-D-threo-hept-6-ulosonate synthase: MTTTGIDARLDRIGTNDSYVIIPMDHGITMGAVQGLKDIESTIDGVTSGGADAVLTQKGIAPRVHEHKNGKGYIVHLNGSTTIGPDEQDKRLTGTVEEAVRVGADAVSFHINVGSDHEPDQISQLSEITANAQRLGIPVLAMAYARGPGVDSEDPEALGHAVRLAEELGADIVKTGYSGDAESFQHVVESTRLPVVIAGGSKGTDRETVEMVRGVMDAGGSGVSMGRSIFQHENPEAIAKAVAGVVHHDLSTDDALAKAGLALEA; this comes from the coding sequence ATGACTACCACAGGCATCGACGCACGACTCGACAGAATCGGTACAAACGACTCGTACGTGATCATTCCGATGGATCACGGCATCACGATGGGGGCGGTTCAGGGGCTGAAAGACATCGAATCGACGATCGACGGTGTCACCAGCGGCGGTGCGGATGCGGTCCTCACGCAGAAAGGAATCGCACCTCGCGTCCACGAGCACAAGAACGGAAAAGGGTACATCGTCCATCTCAACGGCTCGACGACGATCGGTCCCGACGAGCAAGACAAGCGACTGACCGGGACCGTCGAGGAGGCCGTCCGTGTTGGTGCCGACGCCGTCTCCTTCCACATCAACGTCGGCTCGGACCACGAACCCGACCAGATTTCCCAGCTCTCGGAGATCACGGCGAACGCCCAGCGACTCGGCATTCCGGTGCTGGCGATGGCCTACGCCCGCGGTCCGGGCGTCGACTCCGAGGATCCCGAAGCGCTCGGCCACGCCGTCCGTCTCGCGGAAGAACTCGGCGCTGATATCGTCAAGACAGGCTACAGCGGCGACGCCGAGAGCTTCCAACACGTCGTGGAATCGACTCGGCTACCGGTCGTTATCGCCGGCGGCTCGAAAGGAACTGACCGCGAGACCGTCGAGATGGTCCGCGGCGTGATGGACGCCGGTGGCTCCGGCGTCTCGATGGGGCGATCGATCTTCCAGCACGAGAATCCGGAGGCCATCGCAAAGGCCGTCGCCGGCGTCGTCCACCACGATCTCTCGACCGACGACGCGCTCGCCAAGGCCGGACTCGCGCTCGAGGCCTGA